Proteins encoded together in one Temnothorax longispinosus isolate EJ_2023e chromosome 5, Tlon_JGU_v1, whole genome shotgun sequence window:
- the LOC139812743 gene encoding uncharacterized protein — protein sequence MSLSKISWFFILITVFETVLIANSLTGNHVCSRIENYTVTSYETYTEPVVVNSFTWCLQIPPRCPKTWTELRQRYRVKKEEKSRTLEECCEGYKKTALGGAETDASCLPFCEKCVAGACVAPNRCQCDPGYYGDDCARACPSGFWGSQCMQVCNCGESGACDPANGTCQCSPGLQGSRCEERCAIGQWGLGCANECTCQNHVCDAVTGSCTDDDASSVEQTSPVYLRSSTADRLPQTPRISNTEHTEVFSVPRGITERQTEGINDSWHDMNYIPETTSPATASIAAPPQGTEDSVKETQMKDPSTTARPVIVLVSVPERRRDVEKDRQKFATKDALLRHVQSGESTNVDYVKTVHKDDIQTSTPIPLDIALIVVAAIVSLGLTSLAVVMVLHMRSKLFETIRLAVYDDEKTKGQERESVNGGRTSAVVNSATLPPPAPPIRASPVFAINTEPETILTLDGIESLNTYANGAATIGLRISGNLRDLLQDGHYDRPSATLIRLQTNLDHNTEHLYDEIPFQTTPLSDRKDL from the exons ATGAGTCTCTCGAAGATTTCGTGGTTCTTCATCCTGATCACGGTGTTTGAAACAGTATTGATCGCCAACTCGTTGACCGGGAATCACGTGTGCTCAAGAATAGAAAA TTACACGGTTACGTCGTACGAGACCTACACCGAGCCGGTCGTGGTCAACTCGTTCACCTGGTGCCTACAAATTCCCCCGAGATGCCCCAAGACGTGGACCGAACTACGACAACGATATCGTGTGAAG aaGGAGGAAAAATCGAGGACTCTAGAGGAATGCTGCGAGGGGTACAAAAAGACGGCTCTCGGCGGTGCGGAAACGGATGCGAGCTGCTTACCGTTTTGCGAAAAATGTGTGGCAGGTGCGTGCGTCGCACCGAACAGATGCCAGTGCGACCCTGGATATTACGGAGATGACTGCGCCCGTG CGTGTCCGTCGGGATTCTGGGGTTCGCAATGTATGCAAGTATGCAACTGCGGTGAGAGCGGTGCCTGCGATCCTGCGAACGGCACTTGTCAATGCTCTCCAGGACTCCAAGGATCTCG ATGCGAGGAGCGTTGCGCGATCGGGCAATGGGGCCTGGGTTGTGCAAACGAATGCACATGTCAAAACCATGTCTGTGATGCCGTAACCGGAAGCTGCACCGACGACGACGCCTCTTCAGTCGAGCAAACGTCGCCCGTTTATTTGCGGAGCTCTACTGCCGACCGTCTACCGCAAACACCGAGAATTAGTAATACGGAGCACACGGAGGTTTTCTCGGTGCCGCGTGGAATCACCGAGCGTCAAACGGAAG GTATCAATGACAGTTGGCACGACATGAATTACATTCCGGAAACGACGAGTCCGGCAACAGCTTCGATCGCGGCCCCTCCTCAAGGAACAGAGGACTCGGTAAAGGAAACGCAAATGAAAGATCCTTCCACCACTGCTCGGCCCGTGATCGTTTTGGTCTCCGTTCCTGAACGCAGAAGGGACGTTGAGAAGGATAGGCAAAAGTTCGCGACAAAGGACGCTCTTCTCAGACACGTCCAAAGCGGCGAAAGCACGAATGTCGATTACGTGAAGACCGTTCACAAAG ACGACATTCAAACATCAACGCCGATTCCGCTGGACATCGCTCTGATCGTCGTCGCCGCAATCGTCTCCCTCGGCCTGACCTCGCTCGCGGTTGTTATGGTGCTTCATATGCGCTCCAAGCTATTCGAGACCATCCGTCTTGCCGTCTACGACGACGAGAAGACCAAAGGCCAGGAACGCGAGAGCGTGAACGGCGGAAGGACGTCCGCGGTAGTGAACTCTGCCACTCTGCCCC CACCAGCACCCCCGATCCGCGCGAGTCCGGTATTTGCCATTAATACAGAACCGGAAACGATACTGACGCTCGACGGCATTGAATCGCTGAATACTTACGCTAACGGCGCCGCTACGATCGGCCTGCGAATTTCTGGTAACTTACGCG ATCTGTTACAAGACGGCCATTACGACCGGCCATCGGCAACTCTGATACGTCTGCAGACAAACTTGGACCATAACACGGAGCATCTGTACGACGAAATACCGTTTCAGACTACTCCATTATCGGATCGCAAGGATCTATGA
- the LOC139812736 gene encoding uncharacterized protein — translation MKFAYVIFIFVVLQDGLITKVLALSETLPEDILSAFREQIQGANCSKIVSFWETHQVPYVETYKVKTWGIFYKTRFRWNYRIESRRSYRREYYCCDGYAPGYTDTIEGERYVNVFGRNPVCKPICQPSCGHGTCIRPNECICNYEYRTQETAAPNVSRCVPVCTHSCVHGTCVAPETCECNSGYKLSQSEHIMIARYTCEPVCSVPCATGSYCYEPDKCLCLNGYKMSEQDELTEVCQPICERECVHGKCTAPDTCTCDHGYDPDPYDLFVCKPKCEHDCLYGKCTAPNVCTCDEGYSLKTPSVCEPICSEACVMGTCVAPESCSCFTGYGLLENSRYVCEPVCEKACLNGRCTAPGVCTCNEGFQLSGDETEKHICKPHCEISCEPFGVCTEPDVCTCYEGYRLIEMTSAKRTFFDKSVCMPVCDITCINGHCIAPNTCNCDDGYHQSGVNNGTSFWCEPTCVQNCVNGFCSEPETCTCNEGYRPSNSSHDVCEPFCETDCVNGYCTAPNDCTCKSGYQPTEGNRTSLCEPICDPSCKNGICVQPDVCSCNPGYRSSASPNSKTNMCDPICHPACEINGICEAPDLCVCKDGYRMIYYDGGDVPFGCEPICGVECGNGTCTAPDLCACFDGYRNAKIGGCEPVCASCGNGTCVAPEVCECDDGFVLAGANLELALFGTEESRASIVPENETRNGSRCVPHCENCDNGECEAPGECRCRAGFVKIEDTCVHACQGGCGTHGECVAERRTCECDYGWAGPHCDRPTLCVLILNEEGNRTEQLTIIKEQNATIENILTNNPACSECIGKVSNETLCFKMLVNGTKNETQIGCLMNEECLALSSQYKDQGKIIKLTSGIAGGILLLTVIIMIYLILRKRQNRQDLGEVQVICRHSTSMQGLIESSANNP, via the exons atgaaatttgcgtacgttatatttatttttgtcgttCTACAAGACGGATTGATTACTAAAGTTTTAGCACTTTCTGAAACCCTTCCTGAAGACATTTTATCCGCATTCAGGGAGCAAATTCAGGGAGCAAATTGTAGTAAAATCGTTAG TTTTTGGGAGACGCATCAAGTCCCATACGTGGAAACATATAAGGTAAAAACATGgggtattttttataaaacacgCTTTCGGTGGAACTATAGAATTGAG TCTCGCAGATCATATCGCAGAGAATATTATTGTTGCGACGGATACGCGCCCGGATACACGGATACAATCGAAGGGGAAAGGTATGTAAATGTATTTGGACGGAATCCCGTGTGTAAACCGATTTGTCAACCTAGCTGCGGACACGGTACATGCATACGTCCAAACGAATGCATCTGCAATTACGAATACCGCACGCAAGAAACGGCAGCACCTAACGTATCACGCTGTGTTCCTGTATGCACTCATTCTTGTGTACACGGCACATGTGTCGCACCCGAAACTTGCGAGTGCAATTCTGGGTATAAATTGAGCCAATCTGAACATATCATGATCGCTCGTTATACCTGCGAACCCGTCTGCAGCGTGCCGTGCGCTACAGGGTCATATTGTTATGAGCCCGATAAATGTCTCTGCTTGAACGGATACAAAATGAGTGAACAAGATGAATTAACCGAA GTGTGCCAGCCTATCTGCGAAAGAGAGTGCGTTCACGGCAAGTGCACAGCCCCTGATACCTGCACCTGTGATCACGGTTATGATCCTGACCCATACGACTTATTCGTCTGCAAGCCCAAGTGCGAGCACGATTGTCTCTACGGCAAGTGCACCGCGCCCAATGTGTGCACCTGCGACGAGGGTTACTCGTTAAAAACCCCGAGCGTTTGCGAACCAATCTGCAGCGAAGCTTGCGTTATGGGCACTTGCGTGGCTCCCGAAAGCTGCAGCTGCTTCACGGGTTACGGACTGCTCGAGAACTCAAGGTACGTCTGCGAGCCGGTCTGCGAGAAGGCTTGCCTCAATGGGCGATGCACCGCGCCTGGCGTGTGCACGTGCAACGAAGGATTCCAATTGAGTGGCGACGAAACGGAGAAGCACATTTGCAAGCCTCACTGCGAAATCTCTTGCGAACCGTTCGGCGTGTGTACTGAGCCGGATGTCTGTACCTGCTATGAGGGATATCGACTGATTGAAATGACGAGTGCTAAAAGAACA TTTTTCGACAAGTCGGTTTGCATGCCAGTCTGTGATATAACGTGCATCAATGGACACTGCATTGCGCCGAATACGTGCAATTGCGATGATGGCTATCATCAGTCAGGCGTCAATAATGGCACCAGCTTTTGGTGCGAACCCACATGTGTCCAGAATTGCGTCAACGGCTTCTGCAGCGAGCCTGAAACTTGCACGTGTAACGAGGGCTATCGCCCTTCCAATTCTTCGCATGACGTGTGCGAGCCATTCTGCGAGACTGATTGCGTCAATGGATATTGCACCGCGCCAAACGACTGCACCTGCAAATCCGGTTATCAACCTACCGAGGGTAATCGTACGAGCCTCTGCGAGCCTATTTGCGATCCGAGTTGCAAGAACGGTATCTGCGTGCAGCCCGACGTATGCAGCTGCAATCCGGGCTACCGTTCATCGGCGAGTCCTAACAGTAAGACGAACATGTGCGACCCTATCTGTCACCCGGCCTGCGAGATAAACGGTATCTGCGAGGCGCCCGATCTCTGCGTCTGCAAGGACGGTTATCGCATGATTTATTACGACGGTGGAGACGTCCCGTTCGGATGCGAGCCGATCTGCGGCGTCGAGTGCGGCAACGGCACGTGCACGGCGCCGGACCTCTGCGCGTGTTTCGACGGTTATCGAAACGCGAAAATCGGCGGATGCGAGCCCGTCTGCGCGAGCTGCGGCAACGGCACGTGCGTCGCGCCCGAGGTTTGCGAATGCGACGATGGATTCGTCCTTGCGGGCGCGAACCTCGAACTCGCACTATTCGGAACAGAGGAATCTCGAGCCTCGATTGTCCCTGAGAATGAAACGAGAAACGGAAGTAGATGCGTGCCGCATTGCGAGAATTGCGACAACGGCGAGTGCGAGGCACCAGGTGAGTGTCGATGTCGTGCCGGTTTCGTGAAGATCGAAGACACCTGCGTGCACGCGTGCCAGGGCGGTTGCGGTACTCACGGCGAGTGCGTCGCGGAACGAAGGACTTGCGAGTGTGATTACGGATGGGCCGGACCGCACTGCGATCGGCCAACGTTGTGCGTTTTGATCTTGAACGAAGAAGGAAATCGTACTGAGCA ATTGACAATTATTAAAGAACAGAATGCTACGATCGAGAATATACTCACGAATAACCCAGCATGTTCCGAGTGTATCGGTAAAGTAAGTAATGAAACTTTGTGCTTTAAGATGTTGGTCAACGGTACAAAGAATGAGACGCAAATTGGTTGCTTAATGAATGAAG AATGTCTTGCATTAAGCAGTCAATATAAGGATCAAGgaaaaataatcaaactaaCAAGTGGAATCGCAGGTGGAATATTACTTCTAAcagttataataatgatatatctGATATTACGAAAACGTCAAAATAGACAGGATCTAG GCGAAGTTCAGGTAATTTGCAGACACAGTACATCGATGCAAGGACTAATTGAATCGAGTGCCAACAATccttaa
- the LOC139812744 gene encoding uncharacterized protein — protein sequence MQRLPICLIVFTCLGVGGTWAIDGVKGGHRPRYPNANYGTNSSQNGLCYKRVPYSHALASNSSGTPYNTIPQPPGGHYPPNDGFITILDCCDGYERNVTSSLCEPRCERGCFGGRCTAPNVCSCPPGWSPDNGVCMPVCSYRCQENAYCFSPEVCMCKLGYDEVDGQCRPICPDGCRHGQCVAPRVCSCRPGFVLNERKECVAACEGGCAHGACSGPGVCTCNEGYINPPGDREACVPHCPTGCHDGECVAPNVCRCRIGYTQNRTGYCTPNCPDGCDGGECVAPGVCSCRPGYTRDRYSGRCVPGTAGSSQCGYGYTVDPDTGRCIPATTSQPVGDCRYGCGPHGRCIGYNRCTCEPGFTADPDTGRCITIATSTINSTSSQCRFGCGPGGICVGPNICACNLASRLDPDTGRCIPHYLPGTGEMCQHPCLNGQCTGPDQCTCNPGYTHDVRDATRSRCAPVCVNGCPNGVCTAPNLCLCNPGYRKEGVKGRQRCVPAE from the exons ATGCAGAGATTGCCAATTTGTCTGATTGTTTTTACGTGCCTTGGTGTCGGCGGCACCTGGGCAATTGACGGTGTGAAAGGTGGACATCGGCCGCGTTACCCTAACGCGAATTATGGCACCAACTCCTCGCAAAATGGCCTTTGCTACAAAAGAGTACC ATACAGCCATGCTTTAGCTTCAAACTCCAGCGGAACGCCTTACAATACCATTCCTCAGCCGCCCGGAGGTCACTATCCT CCTAATGACGGTTTTATCACTATCTTGGACTGTTGCGACGGCTACGAGCGCAACGTGACGAGCAGCCTGTGCGAGCCGCGATGCGAACGCGGCTGTTTCGGCGGCCGTTGCACGGCCCCGAATGTCTGCAGCTGCCCGCCGGGGTGGAGTCCCGACAACGGCGTCTGCATGCCCGTCTGCTCGTATCGGTGCCAGGAGAACGCCTATTGTTTCTCCCCCGAAGTGTGCATGTGCAAATTGGGCTACGACGAGGTCGACGGCCAGTGCAGACCGATCTGTCCCGACGGATGCAGGCACGGCCAATGCGTGGCGCCGCGCGTCTGCAGCTGCAGGCCGGGATTCGTTCTGAATGAACGCAAGGAGTGCGTGGCCGCGTGCGAGGGCGGCTGCGCGCACGGTGCGTGCAGCGGGCCGGGCGTGTGCACCTGCAACGAAGG ATACATCAACCCTCCCGGCGATCGCGAGGCCTGCGTTCCCCATTGTCCGACCGGTTGTCACGACGGCGAATGCGTCGCGCCGAACGTTTGCCGATGCAGGATCGGTTACACGCAGAATCGTACCGGCTATTGCACGCCAAACTGCCCGGACGGTTGCGACGGAGGCGAGTGCGTAGCGCCCGGTGTTTGCAGCTGCAGACCCGGGTATACGCGGGACCGTTACAGCGGCAGATGCGTCCCGGGTACCGCGGGTTCATCGCAATGCGGATACGGATACACCGTCGATCCCGACACCGGTAGATGCATCCCCGCGACGACGTCGCAGCCCGTCGGCGATTGCAGATACGGCTGCGGTCCGCATGGCCGGTGTATCGGATACAATCGGTGCACCTGCGAGCCGGGATTCACCGCTGATCCTGATACCGGCAGATGTATCACCATCGCGACGTCCACGATCAACTCGACCTCCTCGCAATGCAGATTCGGCTGCGGCCCGGGCGGCATATGCGTCGGCCCGAACATATGTGCCTGCAATCTGGCATCCCGCCTCGATCCCGATACCGGAAGATGCATTCCGCACTACCTACCAGGCACGGGCGAGATGTGCCAGCATCCGTGCTTGAACGGCCAGTGTACCGGGCCGGATCAGTGCACCTGCAACCCCGGATACACGCACGACGTTCGCGATGCCACGCGTTCCCGATGCGCGCCGGTGTGCGTGAACGGGTGTCCGAACGGCGTATGCACCGCGCCGAACCTTTGCCTGTGCAATCCCGGATACCGGAAGGAAGGTGTCAAAGGACGGCAGAGATGCGTTCCGGCGGAATGA